The following coding sequences lie in one Flavobacterium sediminis genomic window:
- a CDS encoding M48 family metallopeptidase, producing the protein MNTAFVSAPKDVPKDLVKLPKSYMLKATLAIFSIFFFFILYISLVTALCYLVYWAITYDVGRINKLTILMKVGAIAGSVMLLIFTFKFIFKLKNVKPENRIKLSKEKYPQLYSFIEFICKEANAPKPKNIFIDPDVNAYVSYTNVWLSLFFPTRKELTIGLGLVSTLNVSEFKAVIAHEFGHFSQRSMKIGSYIHSANTIIHDMIYNRDSWDDFLDQWRSSDIRLSFAAWIITPLIWIIRNILKLFYLLLNRMNSLLSLEMEFNADKVAVKVAGSESIVSALWKLEHGFTNWNAIIDSAYHASKNNIYSANLYNHNDTALVKSGLDDKKQKLPSDEFGNIKYFSGHENAKVSMYATHPPSNLREANAKSPFIKSDTDGRPAWVLFDDKEKLQEQLTLLVYNQYLGKKPNVFATTEEFDSFLETENQDNQFDSLYEETFLNRFISIPSFNDLENQEKKTTLTELKEEIKRLMVPVKETEALMKQCNEIASGTTKQKEILYKDVKYTKKTIQTVYDILLSDRERMFNENFVNWDKDFVSFFYGQAKQAGKEKLLLEYYEQHQKIVDFYRHLLGVRKFVLSEINRLQQMGQVTQQIVDDLSNEIKAHVKGINAKVEEFDNFPFVVLPNINSSDELKKAIFEKGKMEEAYGRLFENNKINVIMGQLENAIVSCGRVEKKSWSTILKYQESLC; encoded by the coding sequence ATGAATACTGCTTTTGTTTCAGCACCTAAAGATGTGCCTAAGGACCTGGTTAAGCTACCTAAGAGCTATATGTTAAAAGCAACATTAGCCATTTTTTCCATTTTTTTCTTTTTCATATTATACATTTCCTTGGTTACAGCCTTATGCTATCTGGTTTATTGGGCAATAACCTATGATGTGGGAAGGATAAATAAATTGACTATTTTAATGAAGGTAGGAGCTATTGCCGGATCAGTCATGTTGCTGATCTTTACCTTTAAGTTTATTTTTAAATTAAAAAATGTAAAACCGGAAAACCGGATCAAATTATCAAAAGAAAAATATCCGCAGTTGTATAGTTTTATAGAATTTATCTGTAAAGAAGCAAATGCCCCGAAGCCCAAGAATATTTTTATAGACCCAGATGTGAATGCCTATGTTTCGTATACAAATGTGTGGTTGAGTTTGTTCTTTCCGACGAGAAAAGAGCTAACCATTGGTCTCGGTCTAGTCAGTACGTTGAACGTTAGCGAGTTCAAAGCCGTGATTGCTCACGAATTCGGACACTTTTCCCAAAGAAGTATGAAAATAGGAAGCTATATCCACAGTGCAAATACTATAATTCACGATATGATTTATAACAGAGACAGTTGGGATGATTTTCTGGACCAATGGAGAAGCTCAGATATTCGGCTTTCATTTGCCGCCTGGATCATAACGCCACTGATATGGATCATCAGAAATATCCTGAAACTTTTTTACCTTTTGTTGAACAGGATGAATTCTCTTTTGTCACTGGAAATGGAATTCAATGCTGACAAAGTAGCCGTAAAAGTAGCCGGAAGCGAATCTATTGTTTCGGCATTATGGAAACTGGAACACGGATTTACAAATTGGAATGCAATTATAGATTCGGCTTACCATGCTTCCAAAAATAATATATACTCTGCTAACTTATACAACCATAACGATACAGCTCTGGTAAAAAGCGGACTTGATGACAAAAAACAAAAATTGCCTTCAGATGAATTCGGGAATATAAAATATTTTTCCGGTCATGAAAATGCAAAAGTAAGTATGTACGCCACGCATCCGCCAAGTAACCTGAGAGAGGCGAATGCTAAATCTCCTTTTATAAAATCAGATACAGATGGTCGACCGGCTTGGGTATTGTTTGATGATAAAGAAAAATTGCAGGAACAGTTGACATTATTAGTGTACAACCAATACTTGGGAAAAAAACCAAATGTTTTTGCAACCACAGAAGAATTTGATTCTTTCTTAGAAACTGAAAATCAAGACAATCAGTTTGATTCACTCTACGAAGAAACTTTTTTAAACCGATTTATTAGCATTCCGTCATTTAATGACTTGGAAAACCAAGAAAAGAAAACGACCCTTACCGAATTAAAGGAAGAAATAAAAAGATTGATGGTTCCGGTAAAAGAAACAGAAGCTCTGATGAAACAATGCAACGAAATAGCTTCCGGTACTACCAAGCAGAAAGAAATTCTTTATAAGGATGTAAAGTACACTAAAAAAACAATACAAACAGTATACGACATCCTTCTAAGTGATAGGGAAAGAATGTTTAATGAAAACTTTGTAAACTGGGATAAAGATTTTGTCAGTTTCTTTTATGGTCAGGCAAAACAAGCAGGAAAAGAGAAACTACTATTAGAATATTATGAGCAACACCAAAAAATTGTTGATTTCTATAGACATCTGTTAGGTGTTAGAAAGTTTGTGCTGAGTGAAATTAACAGATTGCAACAAATGGGACAGGTAACACAACAAATAGTAGATGATTTATCAAACGAGATCAAAGCGCATGTTAAAGGAATAAACGCTAAAGTTGAAGAATTTGATAATTTTCCCTTTGTAGTACTGCCAAATATTAATTCGTCAGATGAATTGAAAAAAGCCATTTTTGAAAAAGGTAAAATGGAAGAGGCTTATGGCAGATTATTTGAAAATAATAAAATAAATGTGATCATGGGACAGCTGGAAAATGCTATTGTAAGCTGTGGCAGAGTCGAAAAGAAAAGTTGGAGTACTATACTGAAGTATCAGGAAAGTTTATGTTAA
- the mfd gene encoding transcription-repair coupling factor, giving the protein MNEALTNRRKIDVTGLTGSSLSFVLTALFRKSELPFLLLFNDKEEAAYYLNDLETLINKDDVLFYPGSYRRPYQIEETDNANVLLRAEVLNRINSRKKPAIIVSYAEAVFEKVVTRKELEKNTLKIQTGENLSIDFINETLFEYNFKRVDFVTEPGEFSVRGGIVDVFSFSNDNPYRIEFFGDEVDSIRTFDVETQLSVEKLKKISIIPNVENKLLQENRESFLEYIHEKTVLIVQNTEFLGHQLDKLFTKANEAFEKLSTDIKHATPEELFVNQSSFLKRALDFSVIELDKKPVFKTDRSFTFHTLPQPSFNKQFDLLLNNLNENHFNGYTNYLCCSNENQASRFHDIFESIDEQQHENNRKQYKTIVLPLYQGFIDEENRIVCYTDHQIFERYHKFNIKNGYSKKQTITLKELTSLSVGDYVTHIDHGIGKFGGLQKIQVEGKTQEAIKLVYADNDIVYVSIHSLHKISKYNGKDGAPPKIYKLGSNAWKTLKQKTKARVKHIAFNLIQLYAKRRLDKGFQYAPDSYLQKELESSFIYEDTPDQIKATADVKTDMESERPMDRLVCGDVGFGKTEVAIRAAFKAVDNGKQVAILVPTTILAYQHYRTFSERLKDMPVTVSYLNRFRSAKQKSETLKGLEEGKVDIIIGTHQLVNKNVKFKNLGLLIIDEEQKFGVNVKDKLKTIATNVDTLTLTATPIPRTLQFSLMAARDLSVITTPPPNRYPIETQVVRFNEEIIRDAVSYEIQRGGQVYFIHNRVENIKEVAGMIQRLVPGAKVGIGHGQMEGKKLEELMLAFMEGDFDVLVATTIIESGLDVPNANTIFINNANNFGLSDLHQMRGRVGRSNKKAFCYFITPPYSAMTDEARKRIQALEQFSELGSGFNIAMKDLEIRGAGDLLGGEQSGFINEIGFDTYQKIMNEAIEELKENEFKDLYEAENDIETKEFVKEIQIDSDFELLFPDEYINNITERLNLYNELSNIKTEAELEVFEQQLSDRFGSLPKPAVALLNSVRIKWKATAMGIEKLVLKQGKMVGYFISDQQSDFYQSNRFMKVLQFAQQNGNICKIKEKQTKNGLRLLLTFDHVKSINKALELLKAF; this is encoded by the coding sequence ATTAATGAAGCACTTACCAATCGAAGAAAAATAGATGTGACCGGACTTACCGGATCTTCTCTTTCGTTTGTCCTTACCGCTTTATTTCGCAAAAGCGAACTACCTTTTCTATTACTCTTCAATGACAAAGAAGAAGCGGCCTATTATTTGAACGATCTAGAAACACTGATCAATAAAGACGATGTGTTGTTTTATCCGGGTTCTTACCGTAGGCCTTATCAAATTGAAGAGACGGATAATGCCAATGTATTGCTTCGTGCTGAAGTTCTGAACCGGATCAATTCCCGTAAAAAGCCGGCCATCATCGTTTCGTATGCTGAGGCTGTTTTTGAAAAAGTGGTAACCCGAAAGGAATTGGAAAAAAATACGCTCAAAATTCAGACCGGTGAAAATTTATCTATTGATTTCATAAATGAAACCTTATTTGAGTACAACTTTAAGCGTGTTGATTTTGTAACGGAACCCGGTGAGTTTTCTGTTCGAGGGGGAATTGTCGATGTTTTTTCTTTTTCTAATGATAATCCCTATCGTATAGAGTTCTTTGGTGATGAAGTAGACAGCATCAGGACATTTGATGTGGAAACCCAACTTTCCGTTGAAAAGCTAAAGAAGATCAGCATTATCCCTAATGTTGAAAACAAATTGCTACAAGAGAACAGGGAAAGTTTTTTAGAATACATCCATGAAAAAACAGTATTAATCGTTCAAAACACTGAGTTTTTAGGCCATCAGCTCGATAAGTTATTTACTAAAGCTAATGAAGCATTTGAAAAACTATCAACTGATATTAAACACGCCACACCGGAAGAATTATTTGTTAATCAAAGTTCTTTTCTGAAAAGAGCTTTGGATTTTTCAGTTATAGAATTAGATAAAAAACCAGTTTTTAAAACGGATAGGTCTTTTACGTTTCATACTTTACCTCAACCGTCATTCAACAAACAGTTTGACCTGTTATTGAATAACCTGAATGAGAATCACTTCAACGGTTATACCAATTATCTATGTTGTTCTAATGAAAATCAGGCTTCTCGTTTTCATGATATTTTTGAAAGTATAGACGAGCAGCAACATGAAAACAATCGCAAACAATATAAAACCATTGTACTCCCTTTATACCAAGGGTTCATAGATGAAGAAAACCGGATTGTTTGTTATACAGATCATCAAATCTTTGAACGGTATCACAAATTCAACATTAAAAACGGTTATTCCAAAAAGCAAACCATCACGCTAAAAGAGTTGACCTCACTTTCTGTCGGGGATTACGTAACACATATAGATCACGGGATCGGGAAGTTCGGCGGACTGCAAAAAATTCAGGTTGAAGGTAAAACTCAGGAAGCTATCAAACTGGTTTATGCCGACAATGATATTGTCTATGTAAGTATTCATTCTTTACATAAGATATCTAAATATAACGGAAAAGACGGAGCGCCGCCCAAGATTTACAAACTGGGTAGTAACGCCTGGAAAACCCTAAAGCAAAAAACCAAAGCCCGGGTTAAACATATTGCTTTCAATCTTATTCAGTTGTATGCTAAAAGACGTTTGGACAAGGGTTTTCAGTATGCTCCTGATAGTTATTTACAGAAAGAATTAGAAAGTTCCTTTATTTATGAGGATACTCCGGATCAAATAAAAGCTACTGCCGATGTAAAGACCGACATGGAAAGTGAAAGACCAATGGATCGGTTGGTTTGCGGAGATGTAGGTTTCGGAAAAACAGAAGTTGCCATAAGGGCTGCTTTTAAAGCCGTTGATAATGGAAAACAGGTTGCTATTTTAGTTCCTACTACTATTTTAGCTTATCAACATTACCGTACTTTCTCAGAACGGTTAAAAGACATGCCGGTTACAGTTAGCTACCTGAATCGTTTCAGAAGTGCCAAACAAAAATCAGAGACTTTAAAAGGCTTAGAAGAAGGCAAAGTAGATATTATTATCGGGACACACCAACTGGTGAATAAAAATGTGAAATTTAAAAACTTAGGCTTATTAATCATTGATGAGGAACAAAAATTCGGTGTAAATGTAAAAGACAAATTAAAAACGATCGCTACTAATGTTGATACCTTAACCTTAACAGCAACACCTATTCCGCGAACGCTTCAGTTCTCATTAATGGCTGCCAGAGATTTATCGGTTATTACTACTCCGCCGCCTAATCGTTATCCTATAGAAACGCAAGTGGTTCGGTTTAATGAAGAAATCATACGCGACGCTGTTTCGTATGAGATCCAAAGAGGCGGACAAGTTTATTTCATTCACAATAGGGTTGAAAACATCAAAGAAGTTGCCGGTATGATCCAGCGATTGGTTCCGGGAGCTAAGGTTGGCATAGGTCACGGTCAAATGGAGGGCAAAAAGCTAGAAGAACTAATGCTCGCTTTTATGGAAGGTGATTTTGACGTTTTGGTAGCCACAACCATTATTGAAAGCGGCCTAGATGTTCCTAATGCGAATACTATCTTTATTAACAATGCAAATAATTTCGGTCTTTCTGACCTGCATCAGATGCGAGGGCGAGTTGGTCGAAGCAATAAAAAGGCTTTTTGTTATTTTATCACTCCTCCTTATTCGGCAATGACCGATGAAGCCCGTAAACGTATACAAGCTTTAGAGCAATTCAGTGAATTAGGAAGTGGTTTTAACATTGCCATGAAAGATCTTGAAATTCGTGGTGCTGGTGATCTTCTGGGTGGTGAGCAAAGCGGTTTTATCAACGAGATCGGTTTTGATACCTACCAAAAAATAATGAATGAAGCTATTGAAGAGCTTAAAGAAAATGAATTTAAAGATCTGTATGAAGCTGAAAACGACATTGAGACCAAAGAGTTTGTAAAAGAAATTCAGATCGATTCTGATTTTGAATTGTTATTTCCCGATGAGTATATCAATAATATCACAGAGCGTTTAAATCTCTATAATGAACTAAGCAATATTAAGACTGAAGCTGAACTTGAGGTTTTTGAACAACAGCTATCGGATCGTTTCGGTTCGTTACCTAAACCGGCCGTTGCTTTACTCAATAGTGTTCGGATTAAATGGAAAGCCACTGCAATGGGTATTGAAAAGCTGGTTTTAAAACAAGGTAAAATGGTAGGTTATTTTATCAGTGACCAGCAAAGTGATTTTTATCAAAGCAACCGTTTTATGAAAGTGTTACAGTTTGCCCAACAAAATGGCAACATCTGTAAAATAAAAGAAAAACAAACCAAAAACGGTTTGCGCCTTCTTTTGACTTTTGATCATGTAAAAAGTATTAATAAAGCATTAGAATTATTAAAAGCTTTTTAA
- a CDS encoding NAD-dependent epimerase/dehydratase family protein, whose protein sequence is MKTKILIIGACGQIGTELTAKLRETFGVENVVASDIRKLNNDVVNNGIFEVVNALDYNQIEHLVEEYEITDVYLMAALLSATAEKNPAFAWDLNMNSLFHVLNLAKAGKIQKVFWPSSIAVFGPTTPKHHTPQYTIMEPTTVYGISKQCGERWCEYYHAQYGVDVRSIRYPGLISWSTEPGGGTTDYAVDIYHKAMAEGQFTSFLSENSELPMMYMDDAIKATIGIMQAPVDQIKIRSSYNLAAMSFTPKQIAEEIQKHYPDFVIDYEPDFRQKIADSWPASIDDSAARKDWGWQNDFDIESMTTEMFTQLKNNIYTE, encoded by the coding sequence ATGAAAACTAAAATTCTTATCATTGGAGCATGTGGTCAGATAGGGACTGAACTCACGGCAAAATTACGTGAAACATTCGGAGTGGAAAATGTAGTGGCTTCTGATATCAGGAAACTGAATAATGATGTGGTGAATAACGGAATTTTTGAAGTAGTTAATGCGCTGGATTACAATCAGATTGAACATTTGGTAGAGGAATATGAGATTACAGATGTTTATTTGATGGCTGCATTACTTTCGGCAACAGCAGAGAAGAATCCGGCATTTGCCTGGGATTTGAATATGAATTCTTTATTTCATGTTTTAAATTTGGCTAAAGCCGGGAAAATCCAGAAGGTTTTCTGGCCTTCCAGTATTGCTGTTTTCGGACCAACTACACCGAAACATCATACACCTCAATACACCATTATGGAACCGACAACTGTTTACGGGATTTCAAAACAATGCGGGGAAAGATGGTGCGAGTATTACCATGCACAATATGGTGTTGATGTAAGAAGTATACGTTATCCGGGCTTGATCAGTTGGAGTACGGAACCGGGAGGAGGAACAACAGATTATGCTGTGGATATTTACCATAAAGCGATGGCGGAGGGACAGTTCACCAGCTTTTTATCTGAAAACTCAGAATTGCCGATGATGTATATGGATGATGCGATTAAAGCTACTATCGGAATTATGCAGGCTCCGGTTGATCAGATAAAGATCCGGTCGTCGTATAATTTAGCAGCTATGAGTTTTACACCAAAACAAATTGCGGAAGAGATCCAAAAGCATTATCCTGATTTTGTTATTGACTATGAACCTGATTTCAGACAAAAAATAGCAGATAGTTGGCCGGCGAGTATAGATGATTCTGCTGCCAGAAAAGACTGGGGGTGGCAAAATGATTTTGATATTGAATCGATGACGACAGAAATGTTTACCCAGTTAAAGAATAATATTTATACAGAATAA
- a CDS encoding retropepsin-like aspartic protease, whose product MEDLQDFLKENKYKKVRFKVLKTQHLLVKAKINGISGIFILDTGASNSCVGFEGIEKFKLRSEESETKASGAGATGMNTLLAKNNILQAGRWKDKKLHLIVFDMSHVNNALEQYKIKPVDGIIGADILLKGKAIIDYYNHLLFLK is encoded by the coding sequence ATGGAAGATTTACAAGACTTTTTAAAAGAAAATAAATATAAAAAAGTCCGTTTTAAAGTTTTAAAAACCCAACACTTATTAGTTAAAGCTAAAATAAACGGAATCAGTGGTATTTTTATTTTAGATACCGGTGCGAGCAACAGTTGTGTAGGCTTTGAAGGAATTGAAAAATTCAAACTAAGATCAGAAGAATCGGAAACCAAAGCCTCAGGAGCCGGCGCTACCGGAATGAATACATTACTCGCCAAGAACAATATTTTACAAGCCGGCAGGTGGAAAGATAAAAAACTGCACCTTATTGTTTTTGACATGAGTCATGTAAACAATGCTCTTGAGCAATACAAAATAAAACCTGTAGACGGAATCATAGGAGCCGACATTCTTTTAAAAGGCAAAGCCATTATCGATTACTACAATCACTTACTGTTTTTGAAGTAA
- a CDS encoding TatD family hydrolase has product MMLIDTHTHLYSEDFKEDRAAMMQRALNAGVTKMFVPSIDSSYSAEMYAVAKEYPENVFLMMGLHPTHVKENYSEELAFVEKELASRTFYAVGEIGIDLYWDKTFLKQQQEAFQYQIKLAKKHQLPINIHCRDAFDEVFEILEEEKGESLSGIFHCFTGNKEQAIRAVDCNMKLGIGGVVTFKNGKIDQFLHEIDLKNIVLETDAPYLAPVPYRGKRNESSYIPLIAEKLAHIYTVSPQEVAEVTTQNAKAVFGI; this is encoded by the coding sequence ATGATGTTAATAGATACCCATACCCATTTATATTCGGAAGATTTTAAAGAAGACAGAGCAGCAATGATGCAGAGAGCTCTGAATGCAGGAGTGACTAAAATGTTTGTGCCTTCTATTGATTCGTCCTATTCGGCAGAAATGTATGCTGTAGCAAAAGAGTATCCGGAAAATGTATTTTTGATGATGGGATTACACCCTACCCACGTAAAAGAAAATTATTCAGAAGAGTTAGCTTTTGTAGAAAAAGAACTGGCTTCAAGAACATTTTATGCCGTAGGCGAAATAGGAATTGATTTGTATTGGGATAAAACCTTTTTAAAACAACAACAAGAAGCTTTTCAATATCAGATAAAATTGGCAAAAAAACACCAATTACCTATTAATATTCATTGTAGAGATGCATTTGATGAGGTTTTTGAGATCTTAGAAGAGGAAAAAGGAGAAAGTTTGTCAGGGATATTTCATTGTTTTACCGGAAATAAAGAACAAGCGATCAGGGCAGTAGACTGTAATATGAAATTAGGGATCGGAGGGGTTGTGACATTTAAAAATGGTAAGATTGACCAGTTTTTACATGAAATAGATCTGAAAAACATTGTTTTAGAAACAGATGCTCCTTATCTAGCTCCCGTTCCCTATAGAGGAAAAAGAAATGAGAGCAGTTATATTCCTTTGATTGCAGAAAAACTAGCTCATATTTATACCGTTTCCCCTCAGGAAGTTGCTGAAGTAACAACTCAAAACGCAAAGGCTGTTTTTGGAATTTAA
- a CDS encoding 1-acyl-sn-glycerol-3-phosphate acyltransferase produces MTKFDAIRPYYDSEVNEALRSVINHPMMKAMMNFTYPDVGDEIWQEQLKRTHSIRDFQVNFVYESIQKVLQKSSDGLTTSGFEKLEPNTSYLFISNHRDIILDTSLLNVSLFDHGLVMTASAIGDNLVQKDILLKLSRLNRNFLVKRNLPPRELLQSSKVISEYIYQLLAKENRSVWVAQKEGRTKDGNDATHQGVLKMIAMAAGKENCMDYFRKLRIVPVSISYEYDPTDALKMPQLLAQAKDEVYVKEKNEDFVNLISGIIGQKKRIHIHVGDVLDRELENIKAENENVNKQIQALAQVIDDSILQSYKLWPTNFIAYDLLNETQFFSDQYSEKEKQLFERRLEMRIDADNDTLRKGFLAMYANPVVNKMRYENAGFES; encoded by the coding sequence ATGACAAAATTTGATGCCATTCGTCCTTATTATGATTCAGAAGTAAATGAAGCTTTACGTTCCGTTATCAATCATCCTATGATGAAGGCAATGATGAACTTTACCTACCCTGATGTCGGAGACGAAATTTGGCAGGAACAATTAAAGAGAACGCATTCTATTCGTGATTTTCAGGTAAATTTTGTTTACGAATCCATTCAAAAGGTACTGCAAAAAAGTTCAGACGGCTTAACAACATCCGGTTTTGAAAAATTAGAACCCAATACTTCTTATCTTTTTATTTCTAATCACAGAGACATAATCTTAGATACATCTTTGTTGAATGTTTCATTGTTTGATCATGGATTGGTCATGACGGCTTCAGCAATAGGAGATAATCTGGTTCAGAAAGATATTTTACTAAAACTTTCCCGGTTAAACAGGAATTTTTTAGTAAAAAGAAATCTTCCTCCCAGAGAACTGTTACAGAGCTCCAAAGTGATCTCTGAATATATCTACCAGCTTTTAGCAAAAGAGAACCGTTCGGTTTGGGTAGCACAAAAAGAAGGCAGAACTAAGGACGGAAATGACGCAACACATCAAGGGGTATTGAAGATGATCGCTATGGCAGCCGGAAAAGAGAATTGTATGGATTATTTCAGAAAATTGAGAATAGTTCCGGTTTCTATTTCTTATGAATATGACCCTACTGATGCTTTGAAAATGCCGCAATTATTGGCGCAAGCTAAAGATGAGGTGTATGTGAAAGAAAAAAATGAAGATTTTGTTAACCTGATCAGCGGAATTATAGGGCAGAAGAAGCGAATCCATATTCATGTAGGAGATGTTTTGGATCGTGAACTGGAAAATATCAAAGCTGAAAATGAAAACGTAAATAAACAAATTCAGGCACTGGCGCAGGTTATTGATGATTCTATTTTGCAATCATACAAATTATGGCCGACTAATTTTATTGCGTATGACCTGTTAAATGAAACGCAGTTTTTCAGTGATCAATATTCAGAAAAAGAAAAGCAATTGTTTGAGCGCAGATTAGAAATGCGAATAGATGCAGACAATGATACACTTCGAAAAGGTTTCCTGGCAATGTATGCTAATCCGGTTGTAAATAAAATGAGGTATGAGAATGCAGGTTTTGAAAGCTAA
- a CDS encoding asparaginase: MRMQVLKAKILLIYTGGTIGMVKDSDTGALKAFDFKKLLKNIPELKLLDCEIDTVSFKEPIDSSNMSLQHWKKLATIIEEHYSDFDGFVVLHGSDTMSYSASALSFMLENLGKPVIFTGSQLPIGDLRTDAKENLITAIQIASLQEKGKSVIQEVCLYFEYKLYRGNRTTKISAEHFNAFTSPNFPELAESGVHLKVNKDILLKKTGNKKLKVNKTFDDNVIIVKLFPGMNREVLSAIFNIQGLKGIVLETYGSGNAPSEDWFVEEIEKAIKKNICVINVTQCSGGSVTMGQYETSTQLKNIGVISGHNITTEAAVTKLMYLLGQKIATDVFKTIFETSLRGEMY; this comes from the coding sequence ATGAGAATGCAGGTTTTGAAAGCTAAAATATTACTTATTTATACCGGAGGGACAATTGGTATGGTAAAAGACAGCGATACCGGTGCTCTCAAAGCGTTTGATTTTAAAAAACTACTTAAAAATATTCCTGAGCTTAAATTATTGGATTGCGAAATAGATACGGTTTCCTTTAAAGAACCTATCGATTCTTCTAATATGAGCTTGCAACATTGGAAAAAACTAGCCACGATCATAGAAGAACATTATTCTGATTTTGATGGTTTTGTCGTGTTACACGGTTCGGATACCATGTCATATAGTGCCTCAGCATTGAGTTTTATGTTGGAAAACTTAGGAAAACCGGTGATTTTTACAGGATCGCAGTTGCCTATCGGAGATTTGCGTACTGATGCCAAAGAAAACCTGATCACGGCAATTCAGATAGCTTCGTTACAGGAAAAAGGAAAATCGGTGATTCAGGAAGTGTGCCTGTATTTTGAATACAAATTATACCGCGGAAACAGAACTACAAAGATAAGCGCAGAACATTTTAATGCTTTTACATCGCCTAATTTTCCTGAATTAGCAGAATCAGGAGTTCATTTAAAAGTAAATAAGGATATCCTTTTAAAAAAGACGGGGAACAAGAAGTTGAAAGTAAATAAAACTTTTGATGATAATGTCATCATTGTCAAGTTGTTTCCGGGGATGAACAGAGAAGTACTGTCGGCGATTTTTAACATTCAGGGGCTAAAAGGAATTGTGCTGGAAACATACGGTTCCGGTAATGCACCATCAGAGGATTGGTTTGTTGAAGAAATAGAGAAGGCAATAAAAAAGAATATCTGCGTTATTAATGTTACACAATGTAGCGGAGGTTCCGTGACGATGGGACAATATGAAACCAGTACGCAACTGAAGAATATAGGGGTTATTTCAGGACATAATATAACAACGGAAGCGGCTGTTACAAAACTAATGTATTTGTTAGGTCAAAAAATAGCTACAGATGTTTTTAAAACCATATTTGAAACCTCGTTAAGAGGCGAAATGTATTAA
- a CDS encoding MotA/TolQ/ExbB proton channel family protein, translating to MKRLFSILAITGLMTFGNVQAQDSTATEAPATEQVQEAAATTEEAAVVEEATDDQTVENVTFTQELKKRFIEGGPGFMGIVLICLILGLAIAIERIIYLNLSTTNTKKLVSEVEGALNSGGVEAAKEVARNTAGPVASIFYQGLDRYSHGLDSAEKSIVAYGGVQMGQLEKNVSWISLFIALAPMLGFMGTVIGMIEAFDQIESAGSMEPSLVAGGIKVALLTTVFGLIVAIILQVFYNYIIAKIDSIVNDMEDASISLIDILSDYSKK from the coding sequence ATGAAAAGATTATTTTCTATTTTGGCAATCACAGGGCTTATGACTTTTGGAAATGTTCAAGCTCAAGATTCTACAGCAACAGAAGCGCCTGCAACGGAACAAGTACAGGAAGCTGCAGCTACAACTGAAGAAGCAGCAGTTGTTGAAGAAGCGACAGACGATCAGACTGTTGAGAATGTAACATTTACTCAAGAGTTGAAGAAAAGATTTATTGAGGGTGGACCTGGCTTCATGGGAATCGTATTAATCTGTTTGATTTTAGGTTTAGCTATTGCTATCGAAAGAATCATCTATTTGAATCTTTCTACAACAAATACTAAAAAATTAGTTTCAGAAGTTGAAGGTGCTTTGAACTCTGGAGGTGTTGAAGCTGCTAAAGAAGTAGCTAGAAATACTGCCGGTCCTGTAGCGTCTATCTTCTATCAAGGTTTAGATCGTTATTCTCACGGTTTGGACTCAGCTGAAAAATCTATCGTAGCTTACGGTGGTGTACAAATGGGACAATTAGAGAAAAACGTTTCTTGGATTTCATTGTTTATCGCTCTTGCTCCGATGTTAGGGTTCATGGGTACGGTAATCGGTATGATTGAGGCGTTTGACCAAATTGAATCAGCAGGATCAATGGAGCCGTCTTTAGTAGCAGGTGGTATTAAAGTAGCGTTATTGACAACTGTATTCGGTTTGATCGTTGCGATTATTCTTCAAGTATTCTATAACTATATCATTGCTAAAATCGATTCAATCGTAAATGATATGGAAGATGCTTCTATCAGCTTAATCGATATCTTATCAGATTACAGTAAAAAATAA